One genomic window of Hydrogenobacter sp. includes the following:
- a CDS encoding NADH-quinone oxidoreductase subunit NuoF, with protein sequence MESKHKVFVPRDFSSLSMGADEVADAIRNEAKRRGIKLDLVRNGSRGMYWLEPLVEVQTSGGRIGYRNVSPEEVPSIFDAFLDNKNHPLYIGFVDEIDYLKRQTRLTFERVGLIDPLSIDEYVQHGGFSALKKALSMESKDIINEIKMSGLRGRGGAGFPTGVKWETVFKTPSDEKYVVCNADEGDSGTFSDRMIMECDPFLLIEGMIIAGLAVGAKEGYIYLRSEYPLARNVLQKAIDTAYERGYLGKDIMGSGKAFDIELYVGAGAYICGEETALLESLEGKRGIVRPRPPVPAVSGLWGKPTIVNNVVTIATVPWIIREGAQKYSSYGTERSKGTLPVQLSGNVKRGGLVEVPFGITLRELIYEFGEGTYTGRPVKAVQVGGPLGAYLSESMLDVPLDYEAFQKIGGILGHGGVVVFDDTVDLWYMARFAMEFCAHESCSKCTPCRIGSQRGMELIDRLMKNGKDGRLLTLLEDLMEVMMYTSLCGLGGMAPYPVLSILKHFSEELGLRKEFKFNS encoded by the coding sequence ATGGAAAGTAAGCATAAAGTTTTTGTTCCAAGAGATTTTTCCTCTTTGTCAATGGGAGCAGATGAAGTTGCTGATGCGATAAGGAATGAAGCGAAAAGGAGGGGCATAAAACTTGATCTTGTGAGAAACGGATCGAGGGGTATGTATTGGCTGGAACCTCTCGTGGAAGTGCAAACCTCCGGAGGGAGGATAGGATATAGAAATGTTTCTCCGGAAGAAGTCCCTTCAATCTTTGATGCCTTTTTGGACAACAAAAATCACCCGCTTTATATAGGTTTTGTAGATGAAATTGATTATCTCAAAAGGCAGACAAGACTTACCTTTGAACGTGTAGGTTTGATAGATCCTTTATCTATCGATGAGTACGTTCAACACGGTGGGTTTTCCGCACTTAAGAAGGCTCTAAGTATGGAATCTAAAGATATTATTAATGAGATAAAGATGTCAGGACTTCGTGGAAGGGGAGGAGCAGGTTTCCCTACAGGTGTAAAGTGGGAGACGGTTTTTAAGACTCCTTCCGATGAAAAGTACGTGGTATGCAACGCTGATGAAGGTGATTCTGGCACCTTTTCGGATAGGATGATAATGGAGTGCGATCCCTTCCTTCTCATAGAGGGAATGATAATAGCCGGTCTTGCGGTAGGCGCTAAAGAAGGATACATATACCTTCGCTCGGAATATCCCCTTGCGAGGAATGTATTGCAAAAAGCTATAGACACAGCATACGAGAGGGGATATCTTGGAAAAGACATAATGGGGAGCGGGAAAGCCTTTGACATTGAGTTATATGTAGGTGCAGGAGCGTACATATGCGGTGAAGAAACCGCTTTGCTTGAAAGTTTAGAAGGCAAAAGGGGTATTGTGCGTCCAAGACCACCTGTACCTGCTGTAAGCGGGCTTTGGGGTAAACCTACCATCGTTAATAATGTGGTCACGATTGCTACAGTTCCTTGGATAATCAGGGAGGGAGCCCAAAAGTATTCAAGTTACGGTACAGAAAGATCAAAGGGTACACTTCCCGTACAGCTTTCTGGAAATGTGAAGCGAGGCGGTCTGGTGGAAGTTCCTTTTGGAATAACTTTAAGGGAGCTCATATATGAGTTTGGAGAAGGTACTTACACTGGTAGACCGGTTAAAGCCGTGCAAGTGGGCGGTCCCTTAGGAGCGTATCTGTCCGAAAGTATGTTGGATGTGCCTTTGGATTATGAAGCTTTTCAAAAGATAGGTGGTATTTTGGGACACGGTGGTGTGGTAGTTTTTGATGATACTGTGGATCTTTGGTACATGGCGAGGTTCGCCATGGAGTTTTGCGCTCACGAATCTTGCAGTAAGTGTACACCTTGTCGCATAGGTTCTCAAAGAGGTATGGAGCTAATAGATAGATTGATGAAAAACGGTAAAGATGGTAGGCTTCTGACATTGCTTGAGGATCTCATGGAAGTGATGATGTACACATCTCTGTGCGGTCTGGGTGGTATGGCTCCTTATCCCGTACTTAGCATACTAAAGCATTTTTCCGAAGAACTCGGACTAAGAAAGGAATTTAAATTTAACTCTTAG